A window of Saccopteryx leptura isolate mSacLep1 chromosome 5, mSacLep1_pri_phased_curated, whole genome shotgun sequence contains these coding sequences:
- the CREM gene encoding cAMP-responsive element modulator isoform X18, translating into MAAATGDMPTYQIRAPTTALPQGVVMAASPGSLHSPQQLAEEATRKRELRLMKNREAARECRRKKKEYVKCLENRVAVLENQNKTLIEELKALKDLYCHKTE; encoded by the exons CTGCCACTGGTGACATGCCAACTTACCAGATCCGAGCTCCTACTACTGCTCTGCCACAGGGAGTAGTGATGGCTGCCTCCCCAGGGAGCTTACATAGCCCCCAGCAGCTTGCAGAAGAAGCCACACGCAAACGAGAGCTGAGGCTAATGAAAAACAG GGAAGCTGCCCGGGAGTGTcgcaggaagaagaaagaatatgtCAAATGTCTTGAGAACCGTGTGGCTGTGCTTGAAAACCAAAACAAGACTCTGATTGAGGAGCTCAAGGCCCTTAAAGACCTTTATTGCCATAAAACAGAGTAA
- the CREM gene encoding cAMP-responsive element modulator isoform X19, with protein MPTYQIRAPTTALPQGVVMAASPGSLHSPQQLAEEATRKRELRLMKNREAARECRRKKKEYVKCLENRVAVLENQNKTLIEELKALKDLYCHKTE; from the exons ATGCCAACTTACCAGATCCGAGCTCCTACTACTGCTCTGCCACAGGGAGTAGTGATGGCTGCCTCCCCAGGGAGCTTACATAGCCCCCAGCAGCTTGCAGAAGAAGCCACACGCAAACGAGAGCTGAGGCTAATGAAAAACAG GGAAGCTGCCCGGGAGTGTcgcaggaagaagaaagaatatgtCAAATGTCTTGAGAACCGTGTGGCTGTGCTTGAAAACCAAAACAAGACTCTGATTGAGGAGCTCAAGGCCCTTAAAGACCTTTATTGCCATAAAACAGAGTAA
- the CREM gene encoding cAMP-responsive element modulator isoform X17 has protein sequence MHDRVYSATGDMPTYQIRAPTTALPQGVVMAASPGSLHSPQQLAEEATRKRELRLMKNREAARECRRKKKEYVKCLENRVAVLENQNKTLIEELKALKDLYCHKTE, from the exons CTGCCACTGGTGACATGCCAACTTACCAGATCCGAGCTCCTACTACTGCTCTGCCACAGGGAGTAGTGATGGCTGCCTCCCCAGGGAGCTTACATAGCCCCCAGCAGCTTGCAGAAGAAGCCACACGCAAACGAGAGCTGAGGCTAATGAAAAACAG GGAAGCTGCCCGGGAGTGTcgcaggaagaagaaagaatatgtCAAATGTCTTGAGAACCGTGTGGCTGTGCTTGAAAACCAAAACAAGACTCTGATTGAGGAGCTCAAGGCCCTTAAAGACCTTTATTGCCATAAAACAGAGTAA